TGGGTGATTTGGGTCCGATTGGATTGGTCAGAGTACAGTGGGAGTATAGGTCAGAAGGAAGggcaagagaggaagaggaaaagtCTGCGCTGTGGAGGAGATGGATTTTGAcggttcagattgttggctgAGGTAAATGAAGAGCGGCGATTTGACCGTGCCATCACGCCAGTGCTGCTACTAGGCGTCTCCAACATATTCCCAAAACTTGGTTCCTAAAATCAATTTTAAAGATGGGAGAAATGATAacctttgaaaaaaaattgtgttctcAGCATATTCCTAAAAGAAAACGCATATTCCATCTTGGGCCGCACTGACATAGGAGTCTCACATGTTATTGCCTCAAGGCTTTTTTCCCTCGCCGCCGAACCCATGCCCATCATTAGGCCACTCTGTCCACGCCTTCCCGCATTTGAGGGTCATCGTCGCATCTTCACAcgcatcaccatgcccatgctCATCGCCACGCCCGGCCGAGATCTAGCAGCAACGACGTTTGTGCTCGGGCTTGATTCTGGCAAGGAAAAGCTTGCGGAGCGTTGTGGGAGGTAGGCCTAGTGCTGCCGGAGGTATGTAAAAGTGGCCACTTAGCGATCGGATGGCAGCGACACCGAGTCAGGACTTGATGGATGATTTTTTCGGTCATGGCAATTGCCCTCCCTACACTTGTATCAGGAATTTGGGGAGCGACGGTTTGGTTCCCTGTTTTTTAGGTGGTGGggagaaaatagaaaattctCTAGAAAATTTAGGGATTTTGGAACCATGTAAGGAATCTGCTagaccatgttttttttccaacttTTAGGAAATAATGGCAGTTTTAACGGACTATGAACCACTTAAAAAAATATGTCGGATATGCTCTAAGCATGGCCAGTTCGAAGTTTGACCTCGCTTTAACTAGACGCCTCTCAACTATATTTACCATTTGTAATGtaaatttaaatattttgaatgTTATGAAATTGATCTCgtaacacaaaaaaaaaagtgtgcaGCGCTCAAAACATTTCAAATATACTTATCAGCAACAAATTGTTGTGCCTATGCAACTATTATGCATTTGATGCAACAAATCCGGTAAACCTCTTTTGCGGGTGACCTCCTGGCCGTGGTTGAAAAACACAACTCTCCTGTAAACTCATAAAAACAAATTACTCCATTTGACAATGAATCTAGCCTTGCAAATGACAGTGGCCAGGTATATATACTGCATAAATAGCTGGACATTGTTATCTAAAACCATCTGAAAACCTAGCTACAAAACAGTGGTTGAAATACTAGTCTGCTATTTTTCtcgagaacaaaaaaaaaatactagtcTGCCTCTAATTATCAAAATCTTCAAATCCTTCAAACTTACATTGACCTGctacttttttctttcaaaattttgcacaCTGACACAACACCCACATGGACACTCGATCGGCGCGTGTCACCGTCCAGTGGGTTGCACTATCTGCGagaaggcggcgccggtgagcatctcgtcgtcctcctccgcaaTGGCACACGCCTGGTGCACCCTGGACGTGGATGACGTCCCGATGGTTGTGACGCTCGCGGTGCTCCCGTAGCTGTTGCTGGGCTCGAGCACGGCGGGACGGCCactgccgtcgtcgtcgcggccCTGCGGCCGGCCGCTCCTGCCGTCGAACGTGTCCTGCAGCTGCATCGCGAACTCGAGGTTCCAGAGCACGTCGCCCATGGAGGGCCGGTCCGTGCCTTGGTCGGCGAGGCACTTCTCGGCCGTCTCGGCGAACTTGATTAAACACTCGGGCGCGATCTGGTTCTTGATGGTGGGGTCGACGACGTCGGCGAGCGTGCCCTTCCGTTGGCAGCTGAGCGCGTAGTCGGCCAGGCTGACCTGGTCCCGCGGCAGCGCCGGGTtcagcgccggccgcgccATGAGCACCTCGAACAGCACCACGCCGAAGGAGTATACGTCCGACTTGTCCGTGAGCTGCTGCCGCCGGAAGTACTCCGGGTCCAGGTACCCGAAGCTGCCCTTGACCATGGTGCTGACGTGCGCCTGGTTGCCGGTGGTGGGGCCGGACTTGGAGAGGCCGAAGTCCGAGACCTTGGCCACCCAGTTCTCGTCCACCAGGATGTTGGTGGTCTTCACGTCCCGGTGGATGATGGTGTACTTGGCGCCCGTGTGGAGGTAGTGCAagccgcgggcggcgccgaTGCAGATGTCGAGGCGGTGCCGCCACGACAGGGTGGGCTTCCCGCCGCCCTTGTTGTACAGGTGCTCCCGCAGCGTGCCGTGCTCCATGTAGTCGTAGACGAGGATCATCTCGTTGTTCTCCTCGCAGAATCCGATGAGGGAGACGAGGTGCCGGTGCCGCAGCTTGGACAGCATCTCGATCTCCGTCTGGAACTCGAGCGCGCCTTGCTCCGACGAAGGGTTGGACCGCTTGATGGCCACTTTGGTGTCCCCGTCCACCACGCCACTGTACACCTTCCCGAACCCGCCCACGCCGATCATGAGCGACTCGCTGAAGTTCTTGGTGGCCGCCTTGATCTCCGCGAAGGAGAAGTGCCGGCACATGCCCGCCAGGTTGGCCGCGATGTGGCCCGACGACTTGCCGCTGGTGTGGGAGTGGTACAGCGGCAGCCACCCGGAGTTGTGCGACTCGCTTCCCGTCAGCTCCCGGTTCCTCTTGTTGTGGTACACCACCACGCAGATGGCCGCCACGATCCccacggccgcggcgccgcccgcggTCCCGCCCATGACCGTGGCCATGTTGGCCTGCTTCTGGGACTTGGTCCTGTCCTTGTCGCTCATGGCGCCCAGCTCCGCCTTGGCCAGCATCTTGGACGGCTCCGGGTCAGGCGCGGCCAGATTACCCCTGCTGTCGTTGAGCTTGAACACCTCGAGCCCGCTGAGGATGGCGTCGTAGAACTGTGGCCGGAGCGCCACGGACGGGTGCAGCGCCACCCACATGAACTCCTCCCCTGGCTCGTCCGCCATGTGCACGGCGAAGTCCTTGAACACCGGCACCCCACGCTCGGACGTCATCTCGATCACGTCCGCGTCCGACTGGGCCGTCTTGTTGTTGACGTAGATGTCGAAGGCCCGCTGGTTGGGGCGGTTGAGCAGGAGCTCGCAGAAATGGAGCCGGACGACGTAGGTGAAGTTGCCGTCCACCTCCATGGTCCATGTGAGGTTGTAGTTCTGGTTCACGCGCGGGTCGGACCCCATGGAACGCGTGCCCGTGTACACCTCCACGGGCGCCGCGTACTCGGCGGCCTCGCTGGGGTACTTGACGTGGAACCGCGGCCCGGCGTTGTAGGTGACCCCCTGCAGCGTGCCGAACACGTAGGGCGTGTCGTCGAACCAGGAGCGCGCGAGGCCGGAGTCATTGGACGGCGGGATGTATCCCCCGCCGACGTTGAACCGGTACATGGTCTGGAAGGTGGATCCCGCGATGTCAACGGTCTGGTCGGCGAACCCGACCATGGTGGCCGGGTCGTCGAAGATGTCCGGCATGGAGATGAGCTCGAGGCCGTTGATGTAGGCGTAGGTGACGTTGGTCATGGGCGTCGGGGTGAAGGTGACGGCGATGAAGCCCGCGGGCGTCTTGGGGAGGGAGAACTCCTTGACGATGTAGGCCTGGGTTAGCGCCTTGGTGGTGACCCAGACGCTGAAGTTGTGGAGGAGGGTGAGCCCCGTGGAGGTGTTGACGGAGAAGCGGAAGTCTTCCGGGGAGATCCCGTTGTAGGAGGACGGGTAGAAGTGGAGGCGCAGCCAGTGCcggtccttggggttcaccgTGAAGTTGTACACGGCTTCCACGGTGAACACGCGCGCCGTCATGTAGGGGATCGTGGAAGGCAGCGACGAGTCCAGCTCGTCCGCCGCGGCCATGATGGACGACTTGCCGGAGTCGCCCAGCCAcatgttgttgttggtgtCCGCCAGCCACTTGCGCCCGTCCGCGTCCAGGCCGTCCGCCGTCGACCCGCAGTTGAGCAGGAGCGAGTCCGCGGGGCTGTACGGTTTCGCGTTAACAGCAGCGCCAGCCACGACGAGGAGAGCAAGCAGCAATGCGCGGCGAGCCGTGGCAGCCATgtccgtgtccagagagagacagagagcaGTGAGGAGCGGGCGATTCAGATGTGAGGAGAGATTGGTGATTAGGCCATGGCGAGTGGGGGAGTGTTTGACCGCGGAGAAGGGGGCTCAAGACTCGGGTCCGGGGAGTGGGAGCATTTGGCGGGAGCGGGGGCTGGGAGGAGTGGAGAGGACGATGGGCTCAGGTCTTCGGCTGGTGCGTGCGGCGCTCCGGGGGGACAGCCGCTTGttcagggaaaaaaaatccttctgATTGACGCGCGTCCCCCACACCACCGTGTGATTCTGAAACTGATCAGGAAGCCGTGATTAACCTTTCGAATGCCAAATCTGGACACAACCTGACTGTTTCGTGCATGCTCACAGAGTGAAACATCAGGTAGCACAGCTGGGATCTCCGCACCCAAACCTAAGGTAGCATGCCCTGCCACCAAGAATCCTTAGAAAAGTGTCCAACGCACTTCAGAATTGTATCAACATGAGCCAGGAGCTAGGGCCAAAAACCTTGAACAAAATCAATTCTTTCATACAAAGCCATCAAATGTTCTCTTGACAATCTAGCCGTCCGCAGACGGTGATAAAAATGGAATTTACAGGTCATGCTTCCCAGTCGCTAACGCCATCAGCTTTTGAATGGTTGGTTGGAGGCTCTACCGAAAACAGCTCCACAACCACCCCTATCTACCTTCGTGAAGATCTTCTGAGAAAATCGCTGTCCTTGATATGTTTTCAGTCTCGAAGGGGCTGAGACCTGAGAAGGGTCCGGATGAGAACATAGAAGAAGTGCCGTCAGATTCATAGGTTGCCATAGCCTGCCGGATATTAGGACGAGCAGGAGGTGTCGGTATAGATTCTTGGAACTCCGCAGATCGTTGCACCATCTTAAGTGACTGCACCACCTCGCCCATTGTTGGCCTTTGGTTTGCCTCGGGAGAGACACAGGCTGCTGCTATTGTGCACACTCTCACAAAATCATCTTTCGGATACTGTCCACCAAGCCTGGGATCAGCTAGTTCTTGCAGTCTATCTTTATCTCGAAGAACTGGCCGTGTCTGTAGTCAGTTGAGCAAAAATAACATCACCACACAAGTAACAATACATGCACTTTGTATTAATTGATATCAGGCCCAAATAATATGCAAAACATTGATATTTAATGAACTAGCCTACTCCCAATCTAGCCACAGAAGCCAGCTAAGAAATATGATACCAACAATTGTCAGCATTGTGGATAGGGCTACCTTGAGATTTCAAATTAATAACCATACCAAAGCCTAGTCACTAAAGTTAGATACAGAACAGAACAATAGTGTGTTTTAGGCTTTTTAGATACAGAACGGAACGAGAGCATGTAAATCTACTCAACCCAATGGTGTTTGACCATCTTGTTTTTTGCCAGCTGCGGTATCGATAAACCACAAACTGGTTGGCTGCTCAATAGTTATTATGCTAACACAGATCCACGTTCAGATGTAGAAGATTAGTTAATGCTAAAAATAACTGAGGATTGTATTGAATAGCAAGAAGTCTAACCCATGTCACAAGATTTTCCTGGCCAGAAGATTGTGACATATCCACAGGCCTCCTCCCAGTTAGAAGTTCAAGTAGAACAACTCCATAGCTATATACATCACTTTTTACAATTAAGTGCCCTGTCATTGCATACTCTGGTGCTACGTACCTGAAAAACGTGTCAGATAAATGAAGCAAAAGCAGAGCAGAAATAGTTGAGATGTAGCTCAAGGTAGGACATATTCAGATTACCCAAATGTTCCCATGACACGAGTTGAAAGATAATTTAAGCGACCTTCTGGCGCCTGTTTGGCCAAACCAAAATCAGACACTTTAGCATGAAAATCATTCTCGAGCAATATATTAGAAGCTTTGAAATCCCTGTGGATCACACAAGGCTGTGAATCCTCGTGAAGGTATGCTAATCCCCTGGCGGCATCAAGAGCTATTTTCATTCTAGTATCCCAATCCAAGGGGCAGTTAGCACCCAATGAGCCTGGTAAAATGGAAGATGCCGTCAGAGTCACCTTTTGGATGTCTGGAACTCCGTAAAGAAATTGTTCCAAAATTAcaggaaacaaaaatcaacCTAATGAAATATTAGTTCCAATTGCAACTGAAAGTGGGAACTAATGCAGAAATGgttcaaaaggaaaaggaagttCGCACAATTAGCCTTACCGTGAAGCCAGGCCTCTAGGCTTCCATTAGGAACAAGCTCATAACAAAGAAGGCTCTGTGACAATTCACGATTGCTATAGTAACCGATGAGTTTCACAAGGTTGCGGTGGTGCAACCTGCTCAGCATCTCCACTTCAACTAGAAACTCCTTATCTCCTTGGTGCCCTCCAGTAGTAAGCTTCTTTATGGCGACAGCAGTGCCATCACTTAGTATTCCTTTGAAGACACGGCCAAAACCACCTTCCCCAAGCACACTTGAAGCCTCAAAGTTGTTTGTCGCTTCTTTAAGTTCTTCGTATGCAAGGAACCTTGTACTTGTGGGTCGAGGAAGTGATTCCACTGCAGACACTGCATCTGGTGTCCTTTGCTTGGCTGCACAGAAGAGCAGATGAGTTTAACGCGCATTGTTGTTTCTGCAAACATACACAATGAACCCTGAAAGAATCCAAACAATTTGATCTTCATTTTAAATTGACACAAAACTGAGAGCTATGGATAAAGCATCTGCTTCCACTCATTTAAAAATCCTGAAAAGACAATGGGAAATACATTATGACCTTTCACAGGCCACAATTGTTTATGGAGTATGCATTTCTCTTAACACAACAAGCCATCAATACCttagttcaaatttattgCGCGATTGAAATCGAAGCTACAAAGTACCCTCTCCATTCTACATGGTTATGCCAAATGGCCAATTTTCTGTAATGTTCCACTGATGTGACCCAAATGCTGTGATTTGATGCAAGTAATAGTCACAATTTACAATGGCTTAATGTAGCCAGCAATTACTCCCGAATTGCGTTTCGAAGACCTTGAACATGTTTAAGTTGGTGAGTTCTCAGTTAAGTCCCAAATTTAATATGGCGGGCTAGAGCGCTGACAAGGTAGATTGATCACATTCAACGTGACATTTTGACTTTTTGGCATGTGCCCGTCGAGTAAGGGAGTAAGTGGCAAGTGAAAATTTGCAAGCCTACCCCCGTTTCTTACTCTTGTTTGCATTATCCGCCCACACGCCGAACTCTTCTAATATTACAACGAGGACAATCAAGAGGAGTGGTAGCGGCAGGTTTGCCCCTGCCTGAGAATGACATTAGAAGCGAGGGTGTCTTGGGACTTGAGATTCATGACAATGCCCCGCTTCCATAGAGCAGAAATTCCCGCCACGTTGGATGCGGTCAACTCTTCATGTTAATGCTTCAGTCCTGCATGGTACGTCTGGGACCTAACTGACCCACTTAAACAAATCCAGGGACTTAGATATACAGTTTGAGAGGTGACAGGCTTATTGGACAGCTTGGGACAAGGTTAGGGAACAAAAATAGAATGGGGTAAATGCTGGGCCAACAGTGCATATTCCATTATCATATTAATGTCATTATTTGAAAGATGTTCTTATTAATCAATGAGAGCTAATCTACTATTCAGAGAGCTGTACAAGACTTTTCATCCAACTTGGGTGTTaaatatcatgtttttttccaCCAGCAAAACCAGACAGACAAAATACCCCTAGCATTGATCATACCAATGCTTCGACCAGAGGACAGTATAGTATACCATTCAAGCAAAAGCTCACAGATTGTTTAAAGTTCGACTCGGCTTCTATTAACCATGATAAGCCATTCATCCCTGCTAACCGTGCATGCACTCAACAAGTTGAATATAAACActaatgcaaaaaaaatggacTTGTTGCAATGTAGCATGGTTTAAATATTCACAAATAATCTAATCACATtacataaaacaaaacaaaactatATTGGTTTTTAGTTATTATTTTTGCAGATAATAAAGGAGGGAATTGATAGCTCTACACATACGTGTTTCAACAGGAGGcaccttcttctttcctttcctgAATGTGCAGAAGCAGATAAATAAAACAATCACCAAGACACCTATTAGAGCACCAATACATATGCAGATGACAGTAATCAGGCTCGAGTGTCTGCCAGTGCCATTGCTGGTGTCTTCACTTGGACTTTTTAACGTAGACGATGTAGATGGAGATGCCTTAGGTGATATCATGAACCCTGGAGCTAAAAATTGAAAAGGAAGATAGTTAACCTTGTTAGGAAATTTGTTAACAGAGGATGTGTGCATGAGTCAATGTAGAGGTGGGGGTGCGATCTCgtttttggaaagaaaagggaaaggaAATTTGTTTCTAAAAGGGGGTAACGGTAAATACTACAGACATGCAAAAGAAAAGTCAtatatgatactccctccgatcctaaattgttgtcgaaatattacatgtatctagacactttttaagaatagatacctccatatttgagcaaatttgaaacaagaatttgggattggagggagtagcatgtAGGAAGTATTATAACACCAAGGCATCATTTGGTATCACGGCATCAAGAGAAGAACATGACTGACTGGATAACCAAGTTTATAATCAAAACTGATGGGGATACTTTCATCAACATGGTAAAGAAAAGGGCACATCGCACAGATCAACTACCCAAGTCTGAAGATTGTGTACCAAAAAAACCCGTAGAAAATTTGCACTAGACAAACCAGTGCTTTAAAAGTCATAGCAAGATGAGATCTATATGTCCCTATAAGGCTATGTATGTGTAATGTAGTGCCTTCTATGGTTATATCCATTTAAAGATTTTAGTACTAAAATTTTGTAGGGTGGCAGGTGAGTATAATGCCTAGTGCCTATCCAGAATAATTTTTTATATTGTACTCCACCCTTTACTACTTGCTTGGCACTTTTTTCGATCAAATAAAGCTTATCAAGACAATGGTACTTACAAGTGACCAAAATACTCTTTTCTAATATTGAAGCACAAGAACAAGCTAGAGAAGTAGGAGAAATGGGTTTACTTGTGAAGTGTAGAATACAATTTCTGTAGTTGTGAAGTGTAGAGTACAATTTCGGTTAAAATTGACAGGTGTTCTGAAACAGAGGGTATACTTGTTTGGTAGATCATTAAAAGGGTTCATATTTTCAGAACTAGGTGGTGCTCACAGTTCAAACTATAGACTAGTGTTGTTGTTTTATCATTATCCTGTGCTGCAAATAGTTTCCTATCTCTCATCTAAAGTAAACAACACAGAAA
The Brachypodium distachyon strain Bd21 chromosome 2, Brachypodium_distachyon_v3.0, whole genome shotgun sequence genome window above contains:
- the LOC100844560 gene encoding receptor-like protein kinase ANXUR1, with the translated sequence MARLGRASCRSGRGLLEDAPRGLLLNFLVVILALEFINEIDLITQTSALKVDAPSISPSQDWRPVRSMVSQAKAGISISTHQHRQNKLYSSPVALSSVHSPMSALSYSSSSGASELSFYSSDLSDLSVQHNRRSAADVPANVDAAPPDAASNTSAAPSGLVQPPVSPHNGCCASNMVQRRGSQDCHCVYPVRVELFLRNVSLNSNWSNEFLEELAAQLNLRVSQFEIVNFYVVGASGLNITMNIAPHTGNSFPADQVTAMNYSLSLHKVQINPVLVGDYSLLNLTWFRSLAPAPAPGFMISPKASPSTSSTLKSPSEDTSNGTGRHSSLITVICICIGALIGVLVIVLFICFCTFRKGKKKVPPVETPKQRTPDAVSAVESLPRPTSTRFLAYEELKEATNNFEASSVLGEGGFGRVFKGILSDGTAVAIKKLTTGGHQGDKEFLVEVEMLSRLHHRNLVKLIGYYSNRELSQSLLCYELVPNGSLEAWLHGSLGANCPLDWDTRMKIALDAARGLAYLHEDSQPCVIHRDFKASNILLENDFHAKVSDFGLAKQAPEGRLNYLSTRVMGTFGYVAPEYAMTGHLIVKSDVYSYGVVLLELLTGRRPVDMSQSSGQENLVTWTRPVLRDKDRLQELADPRLGGQYPKDDFVRVCTIAAACVSPEANQRPTMGEVVQSLKMVQRSAEFQESIPTPPARPNIRQAMATYESDGTSSMFSSGPFSGLSPFETENISRTAIFSEDLHEGAGAAVNAKPYSPADSLLLNCGSTADGLDADGRKWLADTNNNMWLGDSGKSSIMAAADELDSSLPSTIPYMTARVFTVEAVYNFTVNPKDRHWLRLHFYPSSYNGISPEDFRFSVNTSTGLTLLHNFSVWVTTKALTQAYIVKEFSLPKTPAGFIAVTFTPTPMTNVTYAYINGLELISMPDIFDDPATMVGFADQTVDIAGSTFQTMYRFNVGGGYIPPSNDSGLARSWFDDTPYVFGTLQGVTYNAGPRFHVKYPSEAAEYAAPVEVYTGTRSMGSDPRVNQNYNLTWTMEVDGNFTYVVRLHFCELLLNRPNQRAFDIYVNNKTAQSDADVIEMTSERGVPVFKDFAVHMADEPGEEFMWVALHPSVALRPQFYDAILSGLEVFKLNDSRGNLAAPDPEPSKMLAKAELGAMSDKDRTKSQKQANMATVMGGTAGGAAAVGIVAAICVVVYHNKRNRELTGSESHNSGWLPLYHSHTSGKSSGHIAANLAGMCRHFSFAEIKAATKNFSESLMIGVGGFGKVYSGVVDGDTKVAIKRSNPSSEQGALEFQTEIEMLSKLRHRHLVSLIGFCEENNEMILVYDYMEHGTLREHLYNKGGGKPTLSWRHRLDICIGAARGLHYLHTGAKYTIIHRDVKTTNILVDENWVAKVSDFGLSKSGPTTGNQAHVSTMVKGSFGYLDPEYFRRQQLTDKSDVYSFGVVLFEVLMARPALNPALPRDQVSLADYALSCQRKGTLADVVDPTIKNQIAPECLIKFAETAEKCLADQGTDRPSMGDVLWNLEFAMQLQDTFDGRSGRPQGRDDDGSGRPAVLEPSNSYGSTASVTTIGTSSTSRVHQACAIAEEDDEMLTGAAFSQIVQPTGR